The stretch of DNA GGATCTTCAGCTCTTGGCCAAAGCACTTACAGCAAGCTCCAGAAATTACTGAAGGTGGAAGCCTCAATATTTCCAGTAGGAGAAAGGTTCCCGTTTTAGGAAAGCATTGGTTTCTTTTTATTGGCAGCCCCGGTGATGGTGGTGGTCATTAACATCTATTAGCCTTGTGTTAGAACAGTGATGGTTCGTTATTGTGGGGATTGCACACTGATAATCAGACGGGTGAGCTGCTAAATGGGAAGGTTTCGTGCTGGGAACACCACTGCTCTGTTTTAACAGGCCTGTTGGAAAATTCAttgatttgctttatttttgtagcCTTTCACTTCTTAAATTTACTTGAGAAACGTGACATTTGTGCAGAAACTCGCAGTAGCATCAGTGTCGATGCAAAGTTCCTGCTGGCAGAGGACCAAGGAAGTTATTTAATGGCTTGTGTGTGTTAGGGCACTTGGGACTCATCTGCATCCACAGCAATGCGGGGCTCTGCATGAGAGGCAAGGAAGGTGGCAGCTGCCTGTTTGTGTCCTCAGGTATTTCCTCGGTCTTTGGTGTGAAAGAGGCTCTGCCCTGAAGGTTTAGCTCTGAAGAAAATGAGGAGCTCCTGAGCTGTCCCTCTCTGCTCATTGCTCAAATAAACCCATAGTGAGATTCTGGGTGCTTGCCACTGGGAAGTTTCCACAGGCTCAGTGTGGAGACagcaaacataaaaatacaacagaGCAAGCTTCAGCTGCTTCATGTAAGCCTGTACTGGTCTGCGCTGACCTACGCATGTGGCTGTGCTTGCAGAACTGGGAAACCGAAGAAAATGTAACAACAGAGCCCTCTCATGTTTATTTATAGAGATGTCAAGAAGCAAATTAACAAACCCAAGCAGAACTCTGCAGCTTATAGATGTGCAGCTGATACACTACATCAAGCAAAGTTCTTCACATCAAAGCTTTTTTAATGATGCACTCTTTTGCTATTCACCTCATTAATAAAAATTTGAATACTGTTGGAGAAGTCCCACAAAGGATGCCAGATCagtcctcccttctcccccattTTTTTGACATGAAATCCTTTAAAAGTACTCCtcaaatttgatttatttttttcctcccactcaTTTGCACACTCAGtggagaggttttttttttcagttacttaGACCATATTATGGTTACCTGGGCTTCTAAAGCCTTTTTAGGGCAGGTTGCCAAAAAGacctttatttcctttctgttctgcctCTGGTGAAAGTGATGGCATTCAGCTCTCAGTGCTGATACAAGGAGGTAGAAATACAAATCCCagaagggagggggagaaaaatattCCTTGGGCATCTGCAGTAATCACTGGGTTAGGCGTGAGGGTTTCTGAGAAATTTGCTTTGCCAGCCAAGCACAAGAGAGAAGGGAAGTATGCGGAGGGCTGATTGTAATGTGTCAGTTTACCAACTCGTGTgtgcttttccctttctgagATCCTGTTTACTTTACACCGTTGTGTATTCAAAGCACGATGTTTTCTGAGGTCTTGCTTAGCTGGTGAATTTACAGTTCCCACGTGCTAAGtcacttttcttatttttactgtcagaaaactgaaactcaagACAGGtcattattttccaaaataagatGCAGATATAGCATCTGCAGCTGTTTTGACGTGCTAGTAACTGGAAAATGACAATTCTGAATTCtagaattagattttttttcacagaagagCTGTCAACTCCATTATTGCCCAAATACTGTCATTAAAAATAGGATCATCCTCCCTGTATCAGTCTTGATTTTATGGCTGAGTCTGATTCCTAATAATTGTTCCAGTCCACTGAACTCCTTACTGCAAGGATCTATATCCTCTGTCAACTTTTTAGGATGAAGAAAACCAGCAAGAAGTGGCCAAAATGAGagactattaaaaaataaaataaaataagcaataTCCTTTCTTGTACAATAAGGTGGTAGAAGATCCAGCAGCAGATGCTTGGTGTCTGTATGGGAGTTAACTCATGTTCTGTCCTCAAAAAATACTGCTGCAGGGAGGCTAACGTAGGCTTCTGCGGAGATTAAACACTGCCCAACATAGCTTAAATGTGGTTTAAACATAGCTTGAAGTTTTGGTTCCTGCAATTGAGCTTCTGTTGTTACTGGTCATAAACACACGAGCCATTAGCTGTACTTTCTCTGAAGTTTATCGAGGGAGATAACACCAGCTGCAGGCTTTCAGGGAGCTAAATGGCTGGGTCAGAGTCTTCTGATCCACCCCAATCCCAAATGCATGTAAAACTAAATGTGGTTGTAAgtggtaagcaattgcattttTGCTTGTTCTGACTGGAAGCTGTGCTTCTCGTGCTGTCTGCCCGCTCTCCTACTGCTCAAAGCCACAAATGGGAAGGCTTCAGTTAAAAGTGTGTAGATGGTGGAGCTTAACCCAATGGAGTTTGTTGACTGACTTGAACATCAAGCCTAAACTGTGTCATTGTATTTCTACCTGTGTTATCCATAGGTAAATAACCATAAAATAGTGCAGAACTTCACCAAGTTCTTTTTTagattcttttgttgttgttgttgttttatttctgtcttcattaACCTTAATATTGGAGACATCTGTTTGCTAACGATATTGGTGACTTGATCTAACACAAGTATGTTATTTGTTTGcagtttctctctcttctgGCTGTTATTTTTGAGGAAATTGTGGAGGATTGTAGCAATTGTGGTGGACTTTACTTCTTTGAATTCACAAGCTgcactgcttttcttctgaGCCTCCTGATCCTCTGTGTGTATTGCACTGTTGCATATGAAACCTTCGGGAAAGATAAAGTAGAGAAAGtggtaagatttattttttttaaaaaacaaaccatttaATGCAAGTGCTTAAAGACTACTGCAGAGTAAAAAGGCAATGCAGAGTGAATCATTTATTATTCTCTAATTAAAGGGTAAATTATCATAGGTTATATTACAGTTAATAAATAAGTAACTTTATAACTTTATAATAACTTTAAGGCTTTATAATAACTTTATAATAACTTTAAGATGTTAAATGTAACTATATATAActttataataattttaagagtggttttttgttgttttgttttagatttagattggagatttagattaaatgcaaggaagaaattcttcactgtgagggtgttGAGGtagaggaacaggctgcccagagaagctgtggatgccccatccctggaggtgttcaaggccaggctggatggggctttgggcaatctgctctggtgggaggtgtccctgcccagggggacaggggggttggaaccaggtgatctttaaggtcccttccaacccaaaccattccgtatgattccatgattttcTGAAGCTCCCATGAGCATCAGAGTTTCAAATTGTAAACTCACTGTGGATTAACTCGGTTGCTGTTAGGATGCTTGTTCTTTTTCAGGTAGTATACCTACAATtctgtaacatttattttttatgtttccagAACTTTTGGGCCATGCTAGCCATAGGTGTCATTTTCCTGTTAGCTTCAATAGTTCTTGCTGCAACAAATTCTTCACCGGTTCCTGCAATTATGGCATATGTAAGTCTTATAATTGTATCTTTTACTTTGCATTTATCTTGTATCTTAAGTTGTCTACCCTTTAAACCTCACCCagtttgtggggaaaaaactGGGCAGGGAACAGAATTCAGTGCATTAGGAGGAGCTAGCTGTTTCAGAGCTTCTGAAACTTAGCTTAGGAAATCCAAAGAGTGGGCATTCCTTGGTTGCAGAACTTTCCAGCAGTCCTGCTTGCAGCTCCTCAGCAGCTGTGGCTCACTTCTTGGTTCCTCACTTCATTTCACTGCCTTGGCTCTGTCCTACTCCCTGGCATCTGTCACTGTTAACAGGACTGTCATCTCTCACAGCCTCCCAAGCTCTCTGATACTCGCCTCTGAAATGCCaacttttttccttaattgtGCTCCTGTAATGCTATCCTCTTGCAAAGTCAGCAAGAAACCACATCTTTTGTCAGACATTATAAAGCATAGGTAGAGAACGCTGGCTTGTAAAGGTTGCAATAAGAAcgagacaaaaataaaagagcaacaGAGGCCCAGGACAAGGCACTGTAGAAGCTGTGGGTCATAGTTCCTTACTCATTTGGTGCTCTTTCGGAATAACTTTGGAATTGTGAATACGTG from Anas platyrhynchos isolate ZD024472 breed Pekin duck chromosome 2, IASCAAS_PekinDuck_T2T, whole genome shotgun sequence encodes:
- the CMTM6 gene encoding CKLF-like MARVEL transmembrane domain-containing protein 6 encodes the protein MENGAVYRPTTEPRCKEPRRPCGCTRHRLKGWRLPAKVLQPFLSLLAVIFEEIVEDCSNCGGLYFFEFTSCTAFLLSLLILCVYCTVAYETFGKDKVEKVNFWAMLAIGVIFLLASIVLAATNSSPVPAIMAYVFGFFASMAFLAEVGMEYWDRRKQSTREHPQNSGNTQGTAEDSPLNK